A region from the Streptomyces sp. 3214.6 genome encodes:
- the prmC gene encoding peptide chain release factor N(5)-glutamine methyltransferase, giving the protein MNLLLAEVAQATQRLADAGVPSPRNDAEELAAFVHGVKRGELHSVKNSDFDARYWEVIARREQREPLQHITGRAFFRYLELQVGPGVFVPRPETESVVGWAIDAVRAMDVVEPRIVDLCTGSGAIALALAQEVPRSRVHAVELSEDALRWTRKNMEGSRVDLRQGDALDAFHDLDGQVDLVISNPPYIPLTEWEYVAPEARDYDPELALFSGEDGLDLIRGIERTAHRLLRPGGVVVIEHADTQGGQVPWIFTEERGWADAADHPDLNNRPRFATARRAMP; this is encoded by the coding sequence GTGAACCTGCTGCTCGCAGAGGTGGCCCAGGCCACCCAGCGGCTGGCCGACGCCGGCGTGCCCTCGCCGCGCAACGACGCGGAGGAGCTCGCCGCGTTCGTGCACGGCGTGAAGCGCGGTGAACTCCACTCCGTGAAGAACTCCGACTTCGACGCCCGCTACTGGGAGGTCATCGCCCGGCGTGAGCAGCGCGAGCCGCTGCAGCACATCACCGGGCGGGCCTTCTTCCGGTATCTGGAGCTTCAGGTCGGGCCCGGGGTCTTCGTACCGCGCCCCGAGACCGAGTCCGTGGTCGGCTGGGCCATAGACGCCGTGCGCGCCATGGACGTCGTCGAGCCCCGCATCGTCGACCTGTGCACCGGCAGCGGCGCCATCGCGCTCGCTCTCGCCCAGGAGGTGCCGCGCTCGCGTGTGCACGCCGTGGAGCTGTCCGAGGACGCCCTGCGCTGGACGCGGAAGAACATGGAGGGGTCCAGGGTCGACCTGCGTCAGGGAGACGCCCTGGACGCCTTCCACGACCTCGACGGCCAGGTCGACCTGGTCATCTCCAACCCTCCGTACATCCCGCTCACGGAATGGGAGTACGTGGCGCCGGAGGCCCGGGACTACGATCCCGAACTCGCCCTGTTCTCGGGCGAGGACGGCCTCGACCTGATCCGCGGCATCGAGCGCACCGCGCACCGGCTGCTGCGCCCGGGCGGCGTCGTTGTCATCGAGCACGCCGACACACAGGGCGGCCAGGTGCCGTGGATCTTCACCGAGGAGCGGGGCTGGGCCGACGCGGCCGACCACCCCGACCTCAACAACCGTCCGCGCTTCGCCACCGCCCGCAGGGCGATGCCGTGA